DNA sequence from the Prochlorothrix hollandica PCC 9006 = CALU 1027 genome:
CCCGGTCCCCAACACCCCAACGGTGGCTCCCCCCGCCTGCAAGCAACTGTGGTGGGCCTCTGCGTCCACCCCCGCCGCCATGCCAGAAACAATGGTAAAGCCATGATCCGTCAGGACTTGGCTGAGGCGACGGGTCCAGCGTCGTCCATAGTCTGAGGGTTGCCGGGTGCCCACGATCGCCACGGTTCTGGCCCAAGCCTGGGCATCAAAGGCGGTGCCCCGGCCCCGCAGATACAGCACCGGGGGATAGTGGGGCATTTCCTTGAGCAGGGGCGGATACTCGACATCGGCAGGGGTCCAAAAGCGGGGGTTCTGTTGACTATGGCGGTGCAGAAACTCCAGGGGATCCAGATGCTGCCGCTGATGGCACAGGGTCTCGATTTTGGTGTTGCCAAACCCCTCAATGGCCCGGAACTCGTCCCCCGGAGCCATCCAGGCCGCTTCCAAGCTGCCAAAATGATCCCGCACTCGCTGGAGCAAGAGGGAACCTACCCCGTTAATTTGTGTCCAGGCTACCCAATAGGCTCGATCGTTGTTCACCCTGTACCTCTCCCTCTCCGTCAGCTACCAGCCCCTGGGGCAAGCCATGCCCACCCTGCCCGTGAGGGCGATCGGTCTGTTTTAGGTCTATATCTCGGTGTATATCTCGGTGTATATCTCGGTGTATATCATAGTGGCCTAATCCTCAGGGCGTAAGCCTCAGGGCGTAAGCCTCGATCTAAGCCATAGATTAACACTTAACTTTTTTATAATTTTGAATTGATTTATCTATGATGAATAGGTTTACATCCACGGCGATCATGGTACCCTAGAAAAGTTGAAAATAACAAAAACACGGGTCGCTAGCTCAGTGGTAGAGCACTCGGCTTTTAACCGATCGGTCCTGGGTTCGAATCCCAGGCGACCCATTTTTTCCCCATCTGTAGGAACACCCCCCCCCTGGGATTGCCCTGTTGTACAGGGCTAATGTCAGCACAGGGACAGGAACCCCACCAGAAAAAATCTGCGGTGTACTAGCCCGTCCAAGCCCAGCGTTCTGGGTTTGTGTCTGGGGTTTGGGGCACAGCAGAACCCGGCGATCGCGGCTACAATCCTCGGTTTCTGTGCCAGGATTTAAAGATTCCGGCTTTAGAACCCGGCGATCGCAGCTAAAATCCCCGGTTTCTGTGCCAGGATTTAAAGATTCCGGCTTTAGAACCCGGCGATCGCAGCTAAAATCCCCGGTTTCTGTGCCAGGATTTAAAGATTCCGGCTTGTAGCCCAGAAGAAACCGGGGATGTGGGTCGCAAGATGTGGGTGGGCTACAAGAGACCAGCAACGCACCATTAAAGCCGCCGCATCACCCCATAGAGAAACAGCGGGGCACCCACCAGGGGCAACACCAAACCCACAGGCAACGCCTGGGCCGGTAACAGCCAGCGCAGAGCCACATCAGCCCCCAGCAGGACGATCGCCCCCGCCACCGCACTACCGGGTACGATCCAGCGGTAATCCTGGCCCACCACCCAGCGCACCCCATGGGGCACCACTAGCCCCACAAACCCCAGGGGACCCGCCACCGACACCGCCCCCCCCGCCAACAGAACCACACTGACTAGCCCCCACACCTTGGTGCGACCGGGGCGCTGACCTAAGCCCTGGGCCATCGTATCCCCCAAACTGAGAACCGTGAGGGCACGGCCCAGGGTCAAGGCGATCGCCAGCCCCAACCCCATGGCCGGTAAGCCTTGGAGCACCAGGGGCAGGGTGCGATCGTTGACGGACCCCACCAACCAAAAGCGAATATCGTCTAAGGTCCGCTGACTGAGGATCAAAATACCCGTGGTCAGGGCCGACAGCACCGCCGTCAGAGCTGCCCCCGCCAGGGTCATGTTCAACGGACTCAGACCCCCAGGGTTCAGGGATCCCAACCCATAAATGGTCAGGGCCGCCGCCGCCGCCCCCCCCAAGGCCCAGGCTCCATACTGGCTGAGGCTGAGGTCGCCGCCCCAAAACACCGCCGCCACCACCGCCAGGGCTGCGCCCCCATTGATGCCCAGCAGGCCGGGATCCGCCAGGGGGTTGCGGGTCAGACCTTGCATCAGGGCACCGGCCACTGCCAGGGATCCGCCGACGGCGATCGCCCCCAGGGTGCGGGGCCAGCGCACATCCCAGACAATGAACTGGGCTAAGGTGGCGGGCATGGGACCGGCACTCGTTCCGAGGCCCAAACCCTTGCCCACCCTCAGTCCCCAGCTTGGATCCAGCGCCCCCAGGATCTCCCGCCAAAGCCAGATTCCCCGATCGCCGAAGCCAAGCCAGCCCACTGCCCCCACCCCCAAGCTGATCCCCGCCAGCAGCCCCAAGGCCAGCACCGCCCCCCCAAAAACTAACCCCAACACCAGGGGCGATCGGGATGCTCCCCCTTTTAAGGGCGAAGATAGCGGCGAAGACGGGGGAACAGCCATAGGGTAGGGTTGGGTTTATCAAAAATTTGGGTCATTAAGGCGATGGGCAACTTAAGGGGAAACCCTCATCCCCCAGCCCCTTCTCCCAGGGGGGGAGAAGGGGAGCAAGAACTCTTCAAAGTCCCTCGTTCGGTCCTACGGGGAAACCCTCATCCCCCAGCCCCTTCTCCCAGGGGGGGAGAAGGGGAGCAAGAACTCTTCAAAGTCCCTCGCCCGCCCTGGGAGAGGGATTTAGGGTGAGGGTCTTCGAGAACGTCGCCCATCACATCATTACTTTTGGGCCATGAGATCGGGCAGGAACGTGACCAGATCCGGCACCAGCACCAGCAGCACCAGCACCAGCAACTGCACCCCAATGAAGGGAACCGCCCCCTGATAAATATCGGCGGTGGTCAACTCTGGGGGGGCAACATTGCGGAGATAGAACAGGGCGAAGCCAAAGGGGGGCGTGAGGAACGAGGTTTGCAGATTAGTTCCCAGCAACACCCCAAACCAGAGCAAATCAATGCCTAACTGCTGGGCAATGGGCACACAGAGGGGCACGACAATAAAGGCGATTTCAAAGAAATCAATGAAAAACCCCAGAACAAACACCAGCAACAGGGTGACGATTAAAAAGCCATATTTGCCCCCCGGCACCAGGGTAAAAAAGTCCTCAACGGCGTGATCCCCCCCCACGCCCCGAAAGACCAAACTAAAGGCTTGGGAACCAATCAGAATAAAAACCACCATGGACGTGGTGCGGAGGGTAGACTCGCACACCTCCCGGACAGTGGCCCAGGAGAGGCGCTGGTTGAGACCGGCCAGGACGATCGCCCCCGTACAGCCCATGGCTCCTGCTTCCGTGGGGGTGGCGATGCCGAAGAAAATACTGCCCAAAATCAGCAAAATCAGCACCAGGGGCGGCAGCATCACCTGAATCACCCGTTTCCCCAGCCCAGGGGCTTCCAGCACCGATCGGGGCAGGGCGGGGGCTAGATCGGGGCGCACCGCCGCCACGATCGCCACATGGATCACAAAGGCAGCGGCCATCAGCAGCCCCGGAATCATGGCTCCCAAAAACAAATCCCCCACAGACACCCCCAACTGATCCCCCAACACCACCAGCACCACACTGGGGGGGATGATTTGGCCCAGGGTGCCGGAGGCGGCAATGACCCCGGCGGCAAGGCGGCGATCGTAGCCATAGCGCAACATGGTGGGCAGGGAAATCAGGCCCATGGCGATGACCGTCGCTGCCACGACCCCCGTGGTCGCTGCCAGCAGGGCACCCACCAAGACCACGGCAATGGCTAGCCCTCCCCGCAGTCGCCCCAGGAGGATGCCCATGGTTTCCAAGAGTTGCTCGGCTATGCCGGATTTCTGCAACATGGATCCCAGGAAAATGAAGTAGACCACCGCCAAAAGGGTGAAGTTGTCCATTACCCCAAAAATGCGCAGGGGCATTCCAGCCCAGATCCGGGGGTTAAATTCCCCCAAGGCTGTGCCCAAAATACTGAACAGAATCGCCGTCCCCCCAAAGGAGAAGGCCACGGGATAGCCCAGCAACAGCAGGCCCAAGGCCACCAAAAACATCAAGGGACCCAAGAGATCGGTCATGGCTGGGGTTCCCCCTCGGATGGTCGATCGGTCACGGAGTCGGTCATCGCATCAGTCAAAGAATCAGTCAAAGAATCAGTCAAAGAATCAGTCAAAGAATCAGGCACCGCATCAGTTACGGAGTCAGTCGAGGAGTCGGTCAGAGTGTCGGTCATCGCATCAGGCACAGCCTCGATCGCGGTATCAGTCACAGCGTCGATCGCGGCATCAGTCACAGCGTCGATCGCGGTATCAGTCACAGCGTCGATCGCGGTATCAGTCACAGCGTCGATCGCGGCATCAGTCACAGCATCAGGCACAACATCGGGGGCAACATCAAAATTCAGGGATCGGGGGGGAAGCTGGGACAGGGAGGGAACTCCAGACTGAGCCAGAGGGGGTGGGGCGATCGCCTCAACCCGCAGCCGTCCCGTCAAAATCGCCCCGTTTTTAATCACATCCGCCACCCCCTGGAGCAATAGCAGGCTAAAACTGACCAGAATCATGGCCTTGATGGGATAACGGGGTAAACCACCGGGATCGGGGGACATTTCGCGGTTGATCCAAGAACTCACCACCACATCCCAGGAGTAAAACAGGATTACGGCACAAAACGGCATCAGAAACAGCACCGTCCCCAGCAGATTAGCCAGGGCTTGGCCCTTGGGTCCCCAGCGGGTATAGAGGGGATCCACCCGCACAAATTCATCCTGTTGCAGGGTATAGGCGGCTCCCAGCAAAAACACTAAATCAAATAAATACCATTGCCCTTCAATCAGGGTGTTGGAGCTAAGGTTTTGGCCCAAGGTACGGCCCAGATAGCGTCCCACCACGTTCCAGGTGCCCAAGGCCACCATGGCCAAGCATAACCACGCGGCCAGTTGCCCCACCCCTCGATTGAGGCGGTTAATCCAGCGCATCAGACGCAATAACATACTCAACGTTGGTTCTCCTTATTCTCCCCCTCTCGGTTCTCCTTATTCTCCCCTCTCGGTTCTCCTTATTCTCCCCCTCCGGGTCGGGGGCTGGGGGGTGGGTCAACCGATGGTACCAACAGGCAGTTCTTTTAACGTACTGCGGCGATCGCCCAGTCAAACCCACCCCTAACCCATCCCAGGAGGGGAACAAGACAATATTCTCCCCCTCTGGGGAGCTACTGTGTACACACAAATGGATCTAAACCTCAAACCCCTGATGCTAGCGCCCCTCGCCCCCCAATTTCGGGAAGAAATGCCATCTGATTCTCCTCCTTTGGAGGGGTAGGGGTGGTTTAACCTGGCGATCGCAGCAGAGGATTAGCAATACTCCGAGTGATGTGTACACGGTAGCCTCTGGGGAGGAGGCTGGGGGGTGGGTCAACCGATGGCACCAACAGGCAGTTCTTTTAACGTACTGCGGCGATCGCCCGGTCAAACCCACCCCTAACCTCGACCGGTAGAGAGGAACCCCAGGGGATTGAACCATCGAACAGAGACTATCCTGATCAGGGCCAATATCAAGGCCAATATTTAATAATTAAAAGGCAGTTCCGTCCATCGGCTTGGGGGATATAGTCCAAGTAATCGGCAATTTCCTGCATGAGGAGCAAGCCCCGACCCCCCACGGGCACAGGCAAATAGCGGGAGAGCCAGGTTTTGAAAGGCGCGGGGATCTGGCGATCGATGGCCCGGATCCCAGCC
Encoded proteins:
- a CDS encoding FecCD family ABC transporter permease, whose product is MAVPPSSPLSSPLKGGASRSPLVLGLVFGGAVLALGLLAGISLGVGAVGWLGFGDRGIWLWREILGALDPSWGLRVGKGLGLGTSAGPMPATLAQFIVWDVRWPRTLGAIAVGGSLAVAGALMQGLTRNPLADPGLLGINGGAALAVVAAVFWGGDLSLSQYGAWALGGAAAAALTIYGLGSLNPGGLSPLNMTLAGAALTAVLSALTTGILILSQRTLDDIRFWLVGSVNDRTLPLVLQGLPAMGLGLAIALTLGRALTVLSLGDTMAQGLGQRPGRTKVWGLVSVVLLAGGAVSVAGPLGFVGLVVPHGVRWVVGQDYRWIVPGSAVAGAIVLLGADVALRWLLPAQALPVGLVLPLVGAPLFLYGVMRRL
- a CDS encoding TRAP transporter large permease, which gives rise to MTDLLGPLMFLVALGLLLLGYPVAFSFGGTAILFSILGTALGEFNPRIWAGMPLRIFGVMDNFTLLAVVYFIFLGSMLQKSGIAEQLLETMGILLGRLRGGLAIAVVLVGALLAATTGVVAATVIAMGLISLPTMLRYGYDRRLAAGVIAASGTLGQIIPPSVVLVVLGDQLGVSVGDLFLGAMIPGLLMAAAFVIHVAIVAAVRPDLAPALPRSVLEAPGLGKRVIQVMLPPLVLILLILGSIFFGIATPTEAGAMGCTGAIVLAGLNQRLSWATVREVCESTLRTTSMVVFILIGSQAFSLVFRGVGGDHAVEDFFTLVPGGKYGFLIVTLLLVFVLGFFIDFFEIAFIVVPLCVPIAQQLGIDLLWFGVLLGTNLQTSFLTPPFGFALFYLRNVAPPELTTADIYQGAVPFIGVQLLVLVLLVLVPDLVTFLPDLMAQK